The genomic interval tatatccggcaaaaagttaaggatgttactaagaagcaaaaattttttttagtcaaaatcattttaacagaaactgaatgttttatttttttatttatttatttttttttggggggggggggggggggggggggggggggggggggtgtgaccaggtgagggtacaaagTCTCACATGttgtttataaatattgatgggaaattaaaaatgatgaaaaaaaaatgggtgggggatggggatgcatgatcggggtggtgggcaagactgagtagagagtgaggtgggggaacggtataactttgcatgctgataaatattcacggaaggtttgaaaagaaaaaataatgaaaaggaatgaatttttatttttttttgtgtgtgtgtgtggggggggggggggggggggggcgggtacaaaacttcacatgtttataataaattttcatggaaaagactGAAAgaggtttaatgaaattctaccaattggttggtttgttatgtacaaatctgtagatttttaaacaattaaagggcaataactccaaggaaaattgaccaattgaaaaaaaaaagacaggcatcatcgaagtatgttgatccatatttatgtcaagtttcatgaaattctaccagcttattaCTGAGAAGTGGCTACAGAcgtagatttttcattaaatcaagggcaataactctaagggaaattggccaatccaaaaaaaaacttgacgagcatcattgcagtatgttggtgcatgtttatttcaagttttatgcaattctacctgatagttactgagaaatggctgtggacggacatttttcattaaatcaagagcaataactctaagggaaattgaccaatccaaaaaaacttgacgggcatcatcccagtatgttggttcatgtttatttcaagtttcataaaattctaccagctagttactgagaagtggctgcggaaggacggacggacaacgctatttcaataccccctcccgatttcatcggcgggagataataaaaaggttattatctttgcatcgggaaatatgcactcgttcttcagcggaagaatattgcgcgactttttatttccactgaagaactcgtgcatatttcctgatacaaagttaataacctataaatatatttaCGTTGTCTTTTCTTGTAAAACCAGTCATTTCACGTGATTGGTAGAATTCAATGTTCCAGCAtgaaataatcaatttagatcaAGTCGAACATAATTACATATGGTAAAAATACgatgatttgttgtataattaaGTTATATCCTTAAAGTGACTTATTGGCCCAACGTGACCGGGTGTTGTAAATTGTTTCAGTTGATTTTATACAATGTCGCTATGATAAAATTTACTTGCTTACATTCATACGAGATGTGGTCAGCttatattaagaaataatttatagcaaaagagtgctttaacactattgtacgtcgggcgtaataattgcacgagggcgcagcccgagtgaaattatttgtacgacgtattaccgcccgagtgtataaacagtgttaaaacactattttgctataaaatatttcgattctaatatgcccttaatcttaacagtagataaaatatagaagcgttctttcttggtcgcaacaaaaactttgacgtcaccgcacgttaacgtgacatcattctagagtaagagtgttttaacagagacaagcatattagaatttctTCTTAATTccaatatgcttgcctctgttaaaacacttaattctaatatgcttgtctctgttaaaacactcttacgctagaatgacgtcacgttaacgtgcggtgacgtcaaagtttttgttgtgaTGTTTTAAGCATTGTTGGTCGTATTAGAATTGAACATTATTCAACTGGACATTTGCAGTTATTTGTATGTCGTTTTTGCAAATGTTCACCTCTCTGCAACTCTGAGCCAAAGACGGCAAAGTCGTATCAACATCTCTTAAGATCAATTTTAAGCGGGCCCTTTAGGGTCTTTATATAGTGCGTTTTCCGTATTCTTCATATAGCCCTCTACCATATACTGTCGGGGCTGGGTACTCATTCCTCAGACGTTATAATATTGATGTTTCTAGTTTGACGATAGTCCATGATTTTAGATTTAATGGCTGGATACGCTTGATGGAACACCAAAGCTTAGGTGAATCTGCAAAAGACAATAGGGCCatgttttacagattttttcCGAAAAAGTGGTTAAAGTCGTTTTCTATATCTAATTTAGTGTTGGCTTTAGGGCATTTTCTAAAATCTCGAATCTCAGTATTGCATAAAAGGATATTCCAGCTCAAGCAAAGCTCAAGCAAATCACGCTTAAAGAAAATCATTGTCAATTTACCTTCAAAACTGCCAATGCCCATGCTGAACAGAACATTACCCCATCAGAAGTAAAGTGTTTTTCTATATCCAATTGCAGTTTCTTCTACAACCTCTTGCAACTTGTCCATGTTGATTTAAGAAGACCTTGTCTTTATTGCCATGACTTTGCCCTCTAATTCGAGATAAAACATGGTTGAATGTTCCGAGAGAAAATGTTTTGTCGGTAGGACTACTTGTATTATTGACCGTAGGTATTGCCTCAGTATGTCACTTTTGGAACATTTGCACCAATACTATTTCGTTGCATTGTAACCCGATTTTATAACGAATATTCAAGATAATCATCTTACAGAAATGTTACATCTAAGTTCATTTACCACTATACCAATACTCCAACGCGAATGGTTAAGTCTTCAACGGCCTATTTCGCATGCAAAATTACTTGAACTATTTAGAATCAAAGTACATAATTTATACCGATTATATAATAATGCAATGCGCAACTTTTGAAATTGGCATGCGCATGGTGCATGCTTTCAGAGATTTAATTTTCACAGTGGTCAATTTTGAGCTGAACATCTCTCGTATGTTAAGTTTAGTATGTTCTTGTCAATATTCTGATATTTTTAGTAGTAAAATGGTTATTGACTAATGCATGTTTATCCTTTCCTAAGCAATTGGACAAGAAGCTCTCCATCTCTCATATGGGTCCACAGAGCTTATATGTCTCGGTACCAGACAAACAGGAccagaaatggtaatacgtcttgcggaacaGTTCCTTTAGAGCGCAAATGATGTCGAATTATTCTGTATCGCGAATAACAAACTCAGTGTGTGTATCAGTTAATTAAGACAGTTGTgatatgtgacatttcgttttaatcatgttttaagtaaaatatttgatcaaatttgaaagcgctatttctcggtacatatacatggcgctaaatatcacgtcgacaaAGAAGGAATTTACCGTGTCGActaaaacacgtttcgcaaaatgacctacttttggctttTCCGGTTAACACCGTCCCTTTAcgcctaaaaaggattccagattagtatcccttcctaaTAGCCAACTTGCAACTTGTCCATGTTGATTTAAAAGTAGTGCTGAGCTGATGAACCTTGACCAACTTTCGAAATTGGCATGCGCATGGTGCATGTTTTCAGAGATTTAATTTTCACAGTGGTCAATTTTGAGCTGAACATCTCTCGTATGTTAAGTTTAGTATGTACTTTATTGTCACGGCATTtatgttttgtgttattgtgtaCTATTAACTTGTATGAAACTGTAATGCATTAGTCTGCCCATTAGCTGTCTTCTATGACAAAATTGACGGGAGACAAAATGACATATAaataaatagttgtttaacattTGCAGTTTATCTGGGATGCTAAAAAAACGGGCTTTTCGTTCTAATGAGAGATTTCAATTGTTACGTCACGGGCACCATGCATACTGTGACAAATGCAGTCTTGTTTAATCCCAGGGGTCAGCCAAGATTGTTTTAGAGTCCACATTTTCTTAACTAAGAACTTGAGGTAAGAATGCAGGTCAAGCTATTGAGAGTTTTTCTGCATGATTTTATAACTTTCTAATCCGTGTGTACGCTGACACCGATTTGTTCATTGTATACCGAGTTACTATTTCAGGTTATAGCAATGGCTAACGAGTACCTTATCAAGAAATGGAGAATGTGGTTCAAGGCCCTTGATAGGAAACATGCTGGACAACTTACACAAGCCGATGAACAGCGAGACGAGTAAAGCTCTCTTTAAATATAATCACCTACTAGAcaatttcatgaaattatttgtaaaGGAAAACCTTCATAAAAATCATGTTGTATTATTGACATTTGTAGAACACATCATCCTTCTTTAGACCGTACTTGGAAAAGAACATTTGTCTATATCCATGTGGTCTTACTTCGTAATTACGTGttccatgtggttctgggacaagaATTCAATGTAATGAGTTGTGAAACTATAACGCGTGTcctatttggcgccatataaaCTGTATCATGcttgtgcgccgtaaaacccaaaacacaTCAAATCAAATAATGGgttacttattttgaaaaataatgctTTTAAATCTTAAATGGCAATATTATCTGAATTTGTGCTGCTTAATTAAACAGAAATAACACATATTATTGTATGATTTAATATTCCAGGAACGCTTATGTAAAACTAGCCCATCTTGAAGGAGAACGCAAAACCGAGGCAATAAAAACGTTCCATTCCTTCTGGGACAAGTTTGTGTTCCACGGTAAATCAGGTCCGGTAACTGAAGAACAGTTCATCAAACTGACCAACGACGACTACAAGGCAAATAAGAAAGCATTTATCGAGGACATTAGAAAGGCATGTGATGCAGATATAAAAGTTATTGATCACGATGGAAAAGGTTTCATAACAGAGGAAGAGTTTATCACAGCCGACAAGTCCTTGGGACTGGAAGACGAGGCCTGGAATAAGATGTACTTCAATTCCTTCAATCCTAAAGATGGCAAAGTTCCAAATGCTGTACTTTGTGATGCGTGGGCAGATTTTTTAGTCAGTGAAGATAGTTCAAAGAAAGATGTTGTGCTGGATGCGTTCGAGAAGTTTCCAGATCTGTAAAGATTAAACCTTGCCCCACAACCCCATACATAAAGTAATACTTAGAACTATTACAAAACTTCATCAGACAGttacattttataaacaaaaaaaattcaatgacGTATAGTAGTCTATTCTATATTCAACGGTTTGACAAAAGTCAATTTTATCACAAAGGTTTCAAATTCACATGTCAAGTAAAACCTCTGTGTTTATATGTCTCTATATTCTGATGTTTTAAGTAGTAAAATGGTTATTGACTAATGCACGTTTCTCGTTCCTTAGCCATTGGACAACAAGCTCTCCATCTCTCATCTGGGTACACAGAGCTTATATGTCTCGGTATTCCTGATGCTTCCAGTAGTACAGTGGGTCTAATGTCTGTTTCTTTTTCCTCAGCCATCTGACTACAAGCTCTCCATCTCTCATCTGGGTCCACAAAGTTGGAAAGAGTTCAAGAGTGTTTCACTGAATATAACTCTAAACATATTTTGCACATAAACTGATCAAGTGCATCAGTTTAACTATGCATGTGTAGGTAGACAGTATGCAATATGTGTGTTTCATTAAAAATGTGACTGTAAATGCACTTCAAAGAAACCAgtatattaacccttatcctgctaaatttgtatagtaaacttgtccatctttcaatttgggcagtactggaaggggtgttcactgaaaatttactgactgaatcaCTAGCCCCCAGCAGGTTAAGGTTAAACAACAACATTGGGATCAATATCAGACTGCTTATAGGTATACGGTCCAAGATGTATCTTACAGTGTATATTTGGCATCCAcagttttatctaaaacaaaatgaCCATTACGGAACATAATGTAGATACAAATGGAGACTAGCCCTGCAAACAAGGGTCACTTTTACAAATCATACAACCTGAACAATATTGCTAACTAGAATGTTTGCAAGGAATTTCTATGGTCTGAGCTAACACTGGAGGCCTAAGTTTTGACTTATGCTGGATATAATACTCcaacatggtttcatgactagaTGGAATATTTCtgaagatatatgcaacacaaacgtttaagcactttatatgtatttttcactaagtcaaggaccataacctTGTCTGGCTTAGTGAAATCCGTAACGAAACACCAGGTGCATAACTTAACATGTTATATACAATCCCctatgttttatgactctaagtcaaatactttttgagatatatgcaacacaaacttgtatgccctttaagtatatttttgacaatcaagggccataattctggtcttACTGATAGAAATCTGTAACAAAATCttaagtgcacaacttcacatgcttaatataatttctataatgttttatgaccccaggtcaaatactttttgagatatgagtGACATATGCCCTtttatgcatgttttagactaagtcaagggccataactctgttctgACCGaatgatatctctaacaaaatcTCAGGTAAACAACCCgacatgctgaataataataatcctgtaatgtttcatcaTCCCGAGTCATATacgttttgagatacatgcgataTAAATTAAAGCCATTTTTAAGCCTATTtttcatataattcatgaaaaatttgtgtcaATAGTTATGAACCTTGCCTCAtatatgtgggtgatgatgtggaacaacatcataaagtttgaataaaatccattttgtaacAACTGAGACAGTGTGtatcaaaacttaaaattttatgtaaaaatgggGATAAcacatgaaatattggtgagagttatgtcccttacgtcatatgatgtaggtgatgatgtggaaaaattattttaaatctgaatcatATCCCTTTTCTAATaacagaaatatagtgaaaatgcgtcagaaattaactaaaattttatataaaagtttgcATAAGTCATATAAAATTGGTGTCGGAgatatggaccttgtgtcacatgttgtgagtgatgatgttgaacaactatttcaagacAGCATTAAATCCATGTAGAAATACGAGAggcagagtgaaagtgcaccaaaactttaacttgaaattttaagtgaaaaggggggaatgattcatgaaatattggtgcaagataTATGGCATTGTGTCATaatatgtgggtgatgatgaggaataactgttttaaatcttAAGCAAATCCCCCaagtaattacaaagataaagtgaatgtgcatcaaaaccttaaccaaggtgtggaggCGAAACAAATGCCTGGGAGAGAAAGATAACTTTCCATATACTTCGTacagtcgagctaataaaaataaaagataaagcaGAATGATTGATCATAATTTTATTAATACATAACAATTTTCAACACAAAAAGGCAGTTAAATGCAGTATTCTTTGCCCATTTACAAagtttaaacaaatgaaaaaccTCTGCAAGAGTTTATATCTAGCCTGAAATACCATGGTCAACAATACTGCAGTTTTTCATTAACAACTAAATGGCTTAATGCATTATATCCACATGTCCCACAAAAAAGGTATCAGCTAAAGAACAGCAAGTAACTGCAGATTTTCTGTAAGCAGTTTATCATGCTATGGAATGTCACTACACAGTGCTGTCATATTTTCTCTGAGATCCATATTGCTCCTTTACAGCCGATCTTGATTGCTTCCGATAGGACATTGTAAAATGGGGCCTGAAAAATATAATGACAGAAAAATACAAATTATCTACATTGAATAAATTTTTATATTACACAACACTGTGAAACATATAAGACTCTTTCACTGGTTGTAAGTGCAGATGGCAATATCCAGCTCGAGGGTTACTGTTTAGGTGGAAATGTCACTGCCCAGTTACTGCATTAACAGTCACTGGAAAATAGATATTtctatctgcacctacagccagagaTTGATTTTTTGTCTTGCATGCCATTTCGACAAATAatactaacaagagggccaagatggccctaggtcgctcacctatgaaacacaccataacacaccataacagtgtaaacatgtttgacctagtaatttcatggaaaaaaatattctgaccaattatcattacaattgcagcaaaaatcttgagtataaataagtattttctttgatctgacctagtgacctagtttttgaacccagatgacccatattcgaacttgacctagatttcatcaaggctatcattctggc from Mercenaria mercenaria strain notata chromosome 2, MADL_Memer_1, whole genome shotgun sequence carries:
- the LOC123564524 gene encoding sarcoplasmic calcium-binding protein-like, with protein sequence MANEYLIKKWRMWFKALDRKHAGQLTQADEQRDENAYVKLAHLEGERKTEAIKTFHSFWDKFVFHGKSGPVTEEQFIKLTNDDYKANKKAFIEDIRKACDADIKVIDHDGKGFITEEEFITADKSLGLEDEAWNKMYFNSFNPKDGKVPNAVLCDAWADFLVSEDSSKKDVVLDAFEKFPDL